The genomic DNA GAATTCATAGGAAGTCCAGCCAAAAGAAGGTCTGTTACTAAACTAACCAATTCTAATCGCTTCAGGGGGCAGATGCTGATCCCATAACCGATCGCCCCAGGTAGGGTTTCCGCTCTGCTGACTTTATCTTTATTGTTCCTGTTGGAACAAATTAATCTTTCATACAAGTTTTCAATAAAGCTGAATCTCTCTGAGGTTAGAAGCGTATTTCGCAATGAACTGTTAATCCTTCTTTAGGAACAAAGAGCAGGTACCCAAGCTGCCCAAAGCTAAAACTCCTGGTAGTTCTAAAACCGTTGTCTCAAATTTATCCTTACGGATGTCCGTGTTGTCGCTCCGCTGATCCCTATTTCTTCTCGTTCATCGTTCTTTTCGCTTGTCAGGGTTCATTCCAATTAGTGTCATTTAAACGACTATGCAGAAAATATCCATCGGCATTCTCGGTTACAACGAAGAATTTGGGATCGGTCAGCTCCTTCAATCGATGCGATCGCAGACCCTATTCCAGCCGGATTCTCGATTTTGGCAGCACTACCGTATTGCAATCACGGTGATTTCCAACGGATCAACCGATCGCATGGCGGCAGTCGCCAGAACCCATCTAAAAGAATTGGCATCCCTTGGGATCGAAACCCAGGTCGTAGAACTGCCGATCGCCGATAAGTGTAATGCCTGGAATTATTTCGTTCACCGTGCCGCTGCCCACTCGGACTACTACATTCTGCTGGATGCCGATGTGGTTCTCATTTCAGCCGATGGTCTGGCAGATCTAATTACCAGACTGGAGCGAAACCCCAAGGCTCGCCTCTGTGCAGGAAAGGTGATTGACCATAAAGGAAATTTGGTACCGCGCAAGCTGGACGGAAAATGCTATGCCGGACGAGGAGAAATTTTGCAGCAGATTGCCATTCCGGACGGGATTGTAATGGACGACGCCTACGTGGTTGCTACAGCAATTACCAACTGGTACGAAACCGACTTTGAAACGGGTGAGCAGCGGGAATATTTCATTAGTGCTGAGCAGCCTGCCGTCCAGAGTGGCAAAACGCCTCGCGATCGCAACCTTACCTACTGGCTGTCCTGCCGTAAACGCACCATTATTGGCGGCTATGTGCAGGAGCAGTTGGACTTTTGTATGCGAAGTCTATTTGGCGGCGGCGATGCTGCCCGTCTGATCTCAATGCAGCTTTTCCAGACCAACCCCCACTGGTTTTCCCAATTTCTCAGCAAAAAAACCGATCGTCCCCCCTTTAATCCATCCAGCGTCTTTCAATCCACTCCCCTCAAAAGCCTGATGCAACTGGGCGTCTACTGCTACTGCTATCTCCTTTCCCTCCGGGGCATCTGGGAAAACGAATTCGGTCATCGCGCCTGGAAACTTAAAAGCCGCTACTGGTAAACAACCCCTCGTTCCCTCCCCGCTCGCCACTCTCTACTCCCTACTCTCCTCCGAACCCTTTTTCCAGAATCACAGTCTATATGGACTATATTGGACTGTTGATGGTAGGTCGTCCTGATGATTCGATCTTTTCTCGAACAGCTGAGGAGGACATCCCCAGCGGATTTTGCCTACCTTTGGCATCTGGCATGCGGCAAAACTGGAGGTAAACGAAGCAGTGAGTATTTCTGACCTATTTGCTAGGGGCGGAATCGCCATGTGGCCCCTGCTATTTCTCTCTTTTCTGACCCTCAGTACCATCATCGAGCGGGCATGGTTCTGGTCAAAAATTCTGACCCGCGAACGAGAAATTTCGGGACGGGTGCTGGAAGCGGCACGGCGGGACTGGGATGCGGCGACAGAAATTGCCCGTAAGTCTAGCAGTCAGCCGATCGGGCGTTTTCTCTATTCCGCGCTAGAACTGCAAGATCCTGATCCCGAAGTGTTTGAACTGACCCTGCAAGCCTCCGCCGACGAAGAACTCAATGCGATGCGGCGCGGCGACAAGGTGCTGGAGTCCACGATCGCCATTGCCCCCCTGCTGGGTCTGCTGGGCACGGTGCTGGGTCTGATTAGCTCCCTCAGCTCGATTCGGATTGGCGACCTGGGGACAGATGCAGCCGCAGGCGTCGGACTGGGTATTTCGGAAGCGCTGA from Leptolyngbya ohadii IS1 includes the following:
- a CDS encoding glycosyltransferase — translated: MQKISIGILGYNEEFGIGQLLQSMRSQTLFQPDSRFWQHYRIAITVISNGSTDRMAAVARTHLKELASLGIETQVVELPIADKCNAWNYFVHRAAAHSDYYILLDADVVLISADGLADLITRLERNPKARLCAGKVIDHKGNLVPRKLDGKCYAGRGEILQQIAIPDGIVMDDAYVVATAITNWYETDFETGEQREYFISAEQPAVQSGKTPRDRNLTYWLSCRKRTIIGGYVQEQLDFCMRSLFGGGDAARLISMQLFQTNPHWFSQFLSKKTDRPPFNPSSVFQSTPLKSLMQLGVYCYCYLLSLRGIWENEFGHRAWKLKSRYW
- a CDS encoding MotA/TolQ/ExbB proton channel family protein, with amino-acid sequence MSISDLFARGGIAMWPLLFLSFLTLSTIIERAWFWSKILTREREISGRVLEAARRDWDAATEIARKSSSQPIGRFLYSALELQDPDPEVFELTLQASADEELNAMRRGDKVLESTIAIAPLLGLLGTVLGLISSLSSIRIGDLGTDAAAGVGLGISEALISTASGLIVAITALAFYRLFQSFIFSQAKLFRQAGNELELMYRKERLPLVRRNYGAAPNLNAASGIDPESTQSSSSNSSSGIVTPSSAEEKA